From Rhodopseudomonas palustris, a single genomic window includes:
- a CDS encoding transglycosylase domain-containing protein: protein MSKILPDNWKQRVRNWFLDLDARLDSTLFSSAVGIRELWERFSTYMDRFYVGGWKRWVFIEPLSESASIGLLGLVALLALAQPAFHETADEDWLKKSDLAVTFLDRYGNPIGSRGIKHNDAIPLEDFPDNLIKATLATEDRRFYDHFGIDVAGTMRALVTNAQAGGVRQGGSSISQQLAKNLFLSNERTLERKINEAFLAIWLETRLTKNEILKLYLDRAYMGGGTFGADGAAHFYFNKSVRDVNLAEAAMLAGLFKAPTKYAPHINLPAARARANQVLDNMVDAGFMTEGQVFGARRNPASVVDRRDENSPNYYLDWAFDEVRKIVDTFPKSYTERVFVVRTAIDMNVQRAAEGAIENQLRQFGRDYHATQAATVVSDLDGGVRAMVGGRDYGSSQFNRAVDAYRQPGSSFKPYVYTAALLNGFKPNSIVVDGPVCLGNWCPQNYGHSYSGSVTLTQAITRSINVVPVKLSIAIGGNPKNQWDSAKKGRAKIVEVARRFGIKAPLLDTPSLPIGSTEVTVVEHAVAYATFPNKGMAVTPHAVLEVRTGAGDLVWRWDRDGPQPNRAIPANIAADMAGMMSHVVTEGTARRARLDGIPAAGKTGTTNAYRDAWFVGYTGNFSCAVWYGNDDYSPTNRMTGGSLPAQTWHDIMVAAHQGVEVKELAGVGMGEKLPAGPGARAPGGETADLKSAPPVLTRRGAEVLVRVEKMLDEATRALDAAPAATPGQAIGRKVSSGAAAFPDSLAAASGAAPIPAAQKN, encoded by the coding sequence GTGTCGAAGATTCTGCCAGACAATTGGAAGCAGCGGGTCCGGAATTGGTTTCTGGATCTGGACGCCCGGCTCGACTCGACGCTGTTCTCCTCGGCGGTGGGTATCCGCGAGCTGTGGGAGCGGTTCTCGACCTATATGGACCGCTTCTATGTCGGCGGCTGGAAGCGCTGGGTGTTCATCGAGCCGCTGTCGGAGTCGGCCTCGATCGGTCTGCTCGGGCTGGTGGCGCTGTTGGCGCTGGCCCAGCCGGCGTTTCACGAGACGGCCGACGAGGACTGGCTGAAGAAGTCCGATCTCGCCGTCACTTTCCTCGATCGTTACGGCAATCCGATCGGCAGTCGCGGCATCAAGCACAACGACGCGATCCCGCTCGAGGACTTCCCGGACAATTTGATCAAGGCCACCCTCGCGACCGAGGACCGGCGGTTCTACGATCATTTCGGCATCGACGTTGCCGGCACGATGCGCGCGCTGGTGACCAATGCCCAGGCCGGCGGGGTGCGTCAGGGCGGCTCGTCGATCAGCCAGCAGCTCGCCAAGAACCTGTTCCTGTCCAACGAGCGCACGCTCGAACGCAAGATCAACGAAGCGTTCCTGGCGATCTGGCTGGAAACCCGGCTCACCAAGAACGAGATCCTGAAGCTGTATCTCGATCGGGCCTACATGGGCGGCGGCACCTTCGGCGCCGACGGAGCGGCGCATTTCTACTTCAACAAGTCGGTGCGCGACGTGAACCTCGCCGAGGCCGCGATGCTTGCCGGCCTGTTCAAGGCGCCGACCAAATACGCCCCGCACATCAACCTGCCGGCGGCGCGCGCCCGCGCCAACCAGGTGCTCGACAACATGGTGGACGCCGGCTTCATGACTGAGGGTCAGGTGTTCGGCGCCCGCCGCAATCCGGCCTCAGTGGTCGACCGCCGCGACGAGAATTCGCCGAACTACTATCTCGACTGGGCGTTCGACGAAGTCCGCAAAATCGTCGACACCTTCCCGAAGTCCTACACCGAACGCGTGTTCGTGGTCCGCACCGCAATCGACATGAATGTGCAGCGCGCCGCCGAGGGGGCGATCGAGAACCAGCTTCGCCAGTTCGGCCGCGATTATCACGCGACGCAAGCGGCGACCGTGGTGTCGGATCTCGACGGCGGCGTCCGCGCCATGGTCGGCGGCCGCGATTACGGCTCAAGCCAGTTCAATCGCGCGGTCGACGCCTATCGCCAGCCCGGTTCGTCGTTCAAGCCTTACGTCTACACCGCGGCGCTGCTCAACGGCTTCAAGCCGAACTCGATTGTGGTCGACGGCCCGGTTTGCCTCGGCAATTGGTGTCCGCAGAACTACGGCCACTCCTATTCCGGCTCGGTGACGCTGACCCAGGCGATCACCCGCTCGATCAACGTCGTGCCGGTGAAGCTGTCGATCGCGATCGGCGGCAATCCGAAGAACCAATGGGACTCGGCCAAGAAAGGCCGCGCGAAGATCGTCGAGGTGGCGCGCCGGTTCGGCATCAAGGCGCCGCTGCTCGACACGCCGTCGCTGCCGATCGGCTCGACCGAAGTCACCGTGGTCGAACACGCCGTAGCCTATGCCACCTTTCCCAACAAGGGCATGGCGGTGACGCCGCATGCGGTGTTGGAAGTCCGCACCGGCGCCGGCGATCTGGTGTGGCGCTGGGACCGCGACGGCCCGCAGCCCAATCGCGCGATTCCGGCCAATATCGCCGCCGACATGGCGGGCATGATGAGTCATGTCGTCACCGAGGGCACCGCCCGCCGCGCCCGCCTCGACGGCATTCCGGCCGCCGGCAAGACCGGAACCACCAACGCGTATCGCGACGCCTGGTTCGTCGGCTATACCGGCAACTTCAGTTGCGCAGTGTGGTACGGCAACGACGACTATTCGCCGACCAACCGGATGACCGGTGGCTCGCTGCCGGCGCAGACTTGGCACGACATCATGGTCGCGGCGCATCAGGGCGTCGAGGTCAAGGAACTCGCCGGCGTCGGCATGGGCGAGAAACTGCCGGCCGGGCCCGGCGCCAGAGCCCCCGGCGGGGAGACCGCCGACCTCAAATCGGCGCCGCCGGTACTCACCCGGCGTGGCGCGGAGGTGCTGGTTCGGGTCGAAAAGATGCTGGACGAAGCCACCCGCGCACTCGATGCGGCGCCCGCCGCGACGCCTGGCCAGGCGATCGGCCGCAAGGTCTCGTCCGGCGCCGCCGCGTTCCCCGACAGTCTGGCCGCGGCGTCGGGCGCCGCACCGATCCCGGCGGCGCAGAAGAACTGA
- a CDS encoding sulfite exporter TauE/SafE family protein, giving the protein MTALIIIAVAGLWAGVQNTLAGGGSFVTLPALLFAGMSPLAANITSTVALFPGQLASGYAGRGMVRGVGEVSFRALVLTSLAGGAAGALLLLITPPTVFAKMIPWLVLFATAMFAWGSFGRKPSAQARHVGAPVLIGIQFLISIYGGYFGGGIGFLMMAALSIAGMAARNAGATKNALAAAMNASAVAMFAFSPEVRWLEALVLAVSSTVGYLLGVWVLRRVNETWLRIGVVALGIALTIGLFWRQA; this is encoded by the coding sequence ATGACCGCGCTGATCATCATTGCCGTCGCCGGCCTGTGGGCCGGCGTTCAGAACACGCTCGCCGGTGGCGGCTCGTTCGTGACACTGCCGGCGCTGTTGTTCGCCGGGATGTCGCCGCTGGCCGCGAACATCACCTCCACGGTCGCGCTGTTTCCGGGGCAACTCGCATCGGGCTACGCCGGCCGCGGCATGGTGCGTGGTGTCGGCGAGGTCAGCTTCCGGGCGCTGGTGCTCACCAGCCTTGCTGGTGGCGCGGCCGGCGCGCTGCTGCTGCTGATCACGCCGCCGACCGTGTTCGCCAAGATGATCCCGTGGCTGGTGCTGTTCGCCACGGCGATGTTCGCCTGGGGCAGCTTCGGCCGCAAGCCGAGCGCGCAGGCGAGGCACGTCGGCGCGCCGGTGCTGATCGGAATTCAATTTCTGATCTCGATCTACGGCGGCTATTTCGGCGGTGGCATCGGCTTTCTGATGATGGCGGCACTGTCGATCGCCGGCATGGCCGCGCGCAACGCCGGCGCCACCAAGAATGCGCTGGCGGCGGCGATGAACGCCTCCGCGGTGGCGATGTTCGCGTTCTCGCCCGAGGTGAGATGGCTGGAGGCACTGGTGCTCGCGGTGTCGTCGACGGTCGGTTACTTGCTCGGCGTCTGGGTGCTTCGCCGGGTCAACGAGACCTGGCTGCGGATCGGCGTCGTCGCCCTCGGCATCGCGCTGACGATCGGGCTGTTCTGGCGCCAGGCGTAG
- a CDS encoding DUF1214 domain-containing protein produces MRLIVLTLLALLIAAGVGIGATWTTATIGTDFGTLSIGAWTARPRVGTAEVDPYARAAIVRSGALPVGAGDGISFLATADDDKRPLDGRCDVEVSGVTPAARFWTLTLYDPRGNLVANTLERYGFTSQEIIRDAEGKFSIRIAARARAGNWLPTGGVDRYWLMLRLYDTPVGIATRTQRDAPMPAVTTVGCP; encoded by the coding sequence GTGCGCCTGATCGTCCTCACCCTTCTGGCCCTGCTGATCGCCGCCGGCGTCGGCATCGGCGCGACCTGGACCACTGCCACCATCGGCACCGACTTCGGCACGCTGTCGATCGGCGCCTGGACCGCGCGCCCCCGCGTCGGCACCGCCGAAGTCGATCCCTACGCCCGCGCCGCGATCGTGCGCAGCGGCGCGCTGCCAGTCGGCGCCGGTGACGGCATCTCGTTCCTCGCCACCGCCGATGACGACAAGCGCCCGCTCGACGGCCGCTGCGACGTCGAAGTCAGCGGCGTGACGCCGGCGGCGCGGTTCTGGACGCTGACGCTGTACGATCCGCGCGGCAATCTGGTCGCCAATACGCTGGAGCGCTACGGCTTCACCAGCCAGGAGATCATCCGCGACGCCGAGGGTAAGTTCAGCATCCGGATCGCCGCGCGGGCCCGCGCCGGCAACTGGCTGCCGACCGGCGGCGTCGACCGCTACTGGCTGATGCTGCGGCTGTACGATACGCCGGTCGGCATCGCCACCCGGACTCAACGCGACGCGCCGATGCCGGCGGTCACTACCGTCGGCTGCCCATGA
- a CDS encoding cytochrome P450, producing the protein MTTAPSSVPVITPSQHGAGIPHLGIDPFALDYFADPYLEQGTLREAGPVVYLDKWNVYGVARYAEVYAVLNDPLTFCSSRGVGLSDFKKEKPWRPPSLILEADPPAHTRTRAVLSKVLSPATMKRLRDGFAAAADAKIDELLARGGSVDAIADLAEAYPLSVFPDAMGLKQEGRENLLPYAGLVFNAFGPPNELRQNAIERSAPHQAYVAEQCQRPNLAPGGFGACIHAFSDTGEITPEEAPLLVRSLLSAGLDTTVNGIAAAVYCLARFPDEFARLRADPSLARNAFEEAVRFESPVQTFFRTTTREVELAGTTIGEGEKVLMFLGSANRDPRRWDDPDRYDITRKTSGHVGFGSGVHMCVGQLVARLEGEVVLAALARKVAAIEIAGPLKRRFNNTLRGLESLPIQLTPA; encoded by the coding sequence ATGACCACGGCTCCCTCATCGGTGCCGGTTATCACGCCGTCCCAGCACGGCGCGGGTATTCCGCATCTAGGCATCGATCCATTCGCGCTGGACTACTTCGCCGATCCCTATCTGGAGCAGGGGACGCTGCGCGAGGCGGGCCCGGTGGTCTATCTCGACAAGTGGAACGTCTATGGCGTCGCCCGCTACGCCGAGGTCTATGCGGTGCTCAACGATCCGCTCACCTTCTGCTCCAGCCGCGGCGTGGGCTTGAGCGATTTCAAGAAGGAAAAGCCGTGGCGGCCGCCGAGCCTGATCCTCGAGGCCGACCCGCCGGCGCATACCCGCACCCGCGCGGTGCTCAGCAAGGTGCTGTCGCCGGCGACGATGAAGCGGCTGCGCGACGGCTTCGCGGCGGCGGCGGACGCCAAGATCGATGAGCTGCTGGCGCGCGGCGGCAGCGTCGATGCGATCGCCGATCTTGCCGAAGCCTATCCGCTGTCGGTGTTTCCCGATGCGATGGGCTTGAAGCAGGAGGGGCGCGAGAATCTGCTGCCTTATGCGGGTCTTGTGTTCAACGCGTTCGGGCCGCCGAACGAACTGCGGCAGAACGCGATCGAACGCTCGGCGCCGCATCAAGCCTACGTGGCCGAGCAGTGCCAGCGGCCGAACCTCGCGCCCGGCGGTTTCGGCGCCTGTATCCACGCCTTCAGCGACACCGGCGAGATCACGCCCGAGGAGGCCCCGCTGCTGGTGCGGTCGCTGCTCTCGGCGGGCCTCGACACGACCGTCAACGGCATTGCTGCGGCGGTGTACTGCCTGGCGCGTTTTCCCGACGAGTTCGCGCGGCTGCGCGCCGATCCGTCGCTGGCCCGCAACGCCTTCGAGGAAGCGGTGCGGTTCGAGAGCCCGGTGCAGACCTTCTTCCGCACCACCACGCGCGAGGTCGAACTCGCCGGAACCACGATCGGGGAGGGCGAGAAGGTGCTGATGTTCCTCGGCTCCGCCAACCGCGATCCGCGGCGCTGGGACGATCCGGACCGCTACGACATCACCCGCAAAACCTCGGGCCATGTCGGCTTCGGTTCGGGCGTGCACATGTGCGTCGGTCAGCTTGTCGCCCGGCTGGAGGGCGAGGTGGTGCTCGCCGCGCTGGCTCGGAAGGTTGCGGCGATCGAGATCGCCGGGCCTTTGAAGCGCCGCTTCAACAACACGCTGCGCGGGCTGGAAAGCCTGCCGATCCAACTGACGCCTGCCTGA
- a CDS encoding 2Fe-2S iron-sulfur cluster-binding protein — translation MPSITFILPDGERRTTEAAVGDTAMYAALSLGLDGVVAECGGNAVCATCHVYVEHGLEKLPAVAGDEDDLLDGTAAERLPNSRLSCQIKLSSDLDGLILQIPDRQV, via the coding sequence ATGCCGAGTATCACGTTCATTCTTCCCGATGGCGAACGCCGCACCACCGAGGCCGCGGTCGGCGACACTGCGATGTATGCCGCGCTCAGCCTCGGGCTCGACGGCGTCGTCGCCGAGTGCGGCGGCAATGCCGTGTGCGCGACCTGTCACGTCTATGTCGAGCACGGACTCGAGAAGCTGCCTGCAGTCGCCGGCGATGAGGACGATCTGCTCGACGGCACGGCCGCCGAGCGGCTGCCGAACAGCCGGCTGTCGTGCCAGATCAAGCTGTCGTCCGATCTCGACGGCCTGATCTTGCAGATTCCGGATCGTCAGGTCTGA
- a CDS encoding YcgN family cysteine cluster protein, with amino-acid sequence MTARPKKPSAQDGFFWKTKTLEQLSPTEWESLCDGCARCCLEKLEDEDTGRIYFTEVGCRLLDAGACACRDYPNRSDRVPDCVRLTPKEVRELTWLPPSCAYKLVAEGRDLYWWHPLISGDPNTVHEAGVSVRGRVERTETEIPVEELEDHIVSWPALLPKRAKLKQRPR; translated from the coding sequence ATGACCGCGCGCCCCAAGAAGCCGTCCGCGCAAGACGGTTTCTTCTGGAAGACCAAGACGTTGGAACAGCTCTCCCCGACCGAATGGGAGAGCCTGTGCGACGGCTGTGCGCGCTGCTGCCTGGAAAAGCTCGAGGACGAAGACACCGGGCGGATCTATTTCACCGAGGTCGGCTGCCGGCTGCTCGATGCGGGCGCCTGCGCCTGCCGGGACTATCCGAACCGGTCGGACCGGGTGCCGGACTGCGTGCGGCTCACCCCGAAAGAGGTCCGCGAGCTGACCTGGCTGCCGCCGAGCTGCGCCTACAAGCTCGTAGCCGAGGGGCGCGACCTGTATTGGTGGCATCCGCTGATCTCCGGAGATCCGAACACCGTGCACGAGGCCGGGGTGTCGGTGCGGGGACGGGTGGAGCGGACCGAGACCGAAATCCCGGTCGAGGAACTGGAAGATCACATCGTGTCGTGGCCGGCGCTGTTACCGAAGCGCGCCAAGCTTAAACAGCGGCCGAGGTAG
- a CDS encoding DUF1254 domain-containing protein codes for MIRFAIAIIAGLVLGGIVHLVTILVLPRIAGQDAYARLAPLTQVNEVTQLADITPDSAPLPLLDPAFAMAVCRYDLSKGPIKLAVPVSQAYTAVSFYTRNQVAYYAINDRSAGRKVIELDLMTAEQHAELPEDEDVTSADRLIIDSPSVTGLIVMKALASEPGLMPQARAALKAATCKSQTDAAAKSS; via the coding sequence ATGATCCGCTTCGCCATCGCCATCATCGCCGGTCTGGTTCTCGGCGGCATCGTGCATCTCGTCACCATCCTGGTGCTGCCGCGGATCGCCGGCCAGGACGCCTATGCCCGGCTGGCCCCGCTGACCCAGGTCAACGAGGTGACGCAACTGGCAGACATCACGCCGGACAGTGCGCCGCTGCCGCTGCTCGATCCGGCGTTCGCGATGGCGGTGTGCCGCTACGATCTGTCGAAGGGCCCGATCAAGCTGGCGGTGCCGGTGAGCCAAGCCTACACCGCGGTGTCGTTCTACACCCGCAATCAGGTCGCGTATTACGCGATCAACGATCGCTCCGCCGGCCGCAAGGTGATCGAGCTCGATCTGATGACGGCCGAGCAGCACGCCGAACTGCCCGAAGACGAAGACGTCACCTCGGCGGACCGGCTGATCATCGATTCCCCGAGCGTGACCGGGCTGATCGTGATGAAGGCGCTGGCCTCGGAACCGGGCCTGATGCCGCAGGCCCGCGCCGCGCTCAAAGCCGCGACCTGCAAGTCGCAAACGGACGCCGCGGCGAAATCGAGCTGA
- a CDS encoding MarR family winged helix-turn-helix transcriptional regulator has product MTGASRPPKSRRSAAAAPRPEGLTLDLERYVPAFITFIANKLSNSATAFYQGNFGVNVTEWRIMSLLAIEPGISAARICQVIGFNKGPVSRTLSDMQSRGLITIRVDPNDARTHSISLTGKGRATHDKVIVAALERERKLMSCLSADEQEILIDLLRRLHNNLGAVTGETT; this is encoded by the coding sequence ATGACTGGTGCTTCCCGTCCGCCAAAATCCCGGCGATCTGCCGCGGCCGCGCCGAGGCCGGAAGGCCTCACGCTCGATCTGGAGCGCTACGTTCCGGCGTTCATCACCTTCATCGCCAACAAGCTGTCGAACAGTGCCACGGCGTTCTATCAGGGCAATTTCGGCGTCAACGTCACGGAATGGCGGATCATGTCGCTGCTGGCGATCGAGCCGGGCATTTCGGCGGCGCGGATCTGTCAGGTGATCGGCTTCAACAAGGGACCAGTCAGCCGCACGCTGTCCGACATGCAGTCGCGCGGGCTGATCACCATCCGCGTCGATCCGAACGACGCCCGCACGCATTCGATCTCGCTTACCGGCAAAGGTCGCGCCACCCATGACAAGGTGATCGTCGCTGCGCTGGAGCGCGAACGGAAGCTGATGTCGTGCCTGAGTGCGGACGAGCAGGAAATACTGATCGATCTGTTGCGCCGGCTGCACAACAATCTCGGCGCGGTCACCGGCGAAACCACCTGA